A part of Corvus cornix cornix isolate S_Up_H32 chromosome Z, ASM73873v5, whole genome shotgun sequence genomic DNA contains:
- the RNF20 gene encoding E3 ubiquitin-protein ligase BRE1A isoform X3: MSGIGNKRTAGEPGPSAPPEKKAGVEDSGTTVETIKLGGVSSTEELDIRTLQSKNRKLAEMLDQRQAIEDELREHIEKLERRQATDDASLLIINRYWNQFDENIRIILKRFDLDQGLGDLLSERKALVVPEPEPDSDSNQERKDERERGEGLEPAFSFLATLASSTSEEIESQLQERVESSRRAVAQIVTMYDKLQEKVDVLSHKLNSGDISLMEEAVVELNSYLSHENGRLQELADVLQEKHRIMSQEFSKLQERVETAESRVSVLETMIDDLQWDIDKIRKREQRLNRHLADVLERVNSKGYKVYGAGSSLYGGTITINARKFEEMNAELEENKELAGNRLNELEELRQDLEEVTTQNEKLKVELRRAVEEAVKETPEYRCMQSQFSVLYNESLQLKAHLDEARTLLHGTRATHQRQVELIERDEVSLHKKLRTEVIQLEDTLAQVRKEYEMLRIEFEQTLAANEQAGPINREMRHLISSLQNHNHQLKGEVLRYKRKLREAQSDLSKIRSRSGSALLQSQSSTEDTKEEPPEIKQEPDDPSAQVSVPKAASEDVNEVKARRDEEERERERREREREREKEKEKEREREKEKEKEKEREREKQKQKESEKERESKEKEKGKHEDGRKKEAEVIKQLKAELKKAQESQKEMKLLLDMYRSAPKEQRDKVQLMAAEKKAKAELEELRQRVKELEDKEKKESKKMADEDALRKIRAVEEQIEYLQKKLAMAKQEEEALLSEMDVTGQAFEDMQEQNIRLMQQLREKDDANFKLMSERIKSNQIHKLLKEEKEELADQVLTLKTQVDAQLQVVRKLEEKEHLLQSSIGTGEKELGLRTQALEMNKRKAMDAAQLADDLKAQLELAQKKLHDFQEEIVENRVTREKEMFNFKRAEEDISRLRRKLETTKKPDMVPNCDEILMEEIKDYKARLTCPCCNMRKKDAVLTKCFHVFCFECVKTRYDTRQRKCPKCNAAFGANDFHRIYIG, translated from the exons ATGTCTGGAATTGGCAATAAACGGACAGCTGGAGAGCCTGGCCCTTCTGCACCTCCGGAGAAGAAGGCAGGGGTTGAAGATTCGGGCACCACTGTGGAGACCATTAAACTTGGTGGTGTTTCTTCAACC gaggagctggacaTCCGGACCCTGCAGAGCAAGAACCGGAAGCTCGCAGAGATGCTTGACCAGCGCCAGGCCATCGAAGATGAGCTGCGGGAGCACATCGAGAAGCTGGAGCGTCGGCAGGCCACCGATGATGCCTCTCTGCTGATCATCAACCGATACTGGAATCAG TTTGATGAAAATATCCGCATCATTCTTAAACGCTTCGACCTGGACCAAGGTCTTGGAGACCTTTTGTCTGAAAGGAAAGCACTGGTGGTGCCAGAACCTGAACCAGACTCTGACAGTAATCAGGAGCGCAAAGATGAGAGGGAACGAG GGGAAGGACTGGAGCCAGCATTCTCCTTCCTGGCCACTCTAGCCAGCAGTACCAGTGAGGAGATAGAATCTCAGCTGCAGGAGCGTGTGGAGTCCTCCCGCCGTGCTGTTGCCCAGATTGTGACAATGTATGACAAGCTGCAGGAGAAGGTGGATGTGCTGTCTCACAAGCTGAATAGTGGAG ATATTTCACTGATGGAAGAAGCAGTAGTGGAGCTTAATTCCTACCTGTCCCATGAGAATGGACGGCTGCAGGAACTGGCTGATGTTCTTCAGGAGAAGCACAGAATCATGTCTCAGGAG TTCTCCAAGCTGCAAGAGAGGGTGGAGACAGCAGAGTCCCGGGTGTCTGTCCTGGAGACCATGATTGACGACCTTCAGTGGGACATCGACAAGATCCGCAAGAGGGAGCAGAGGCTCAACCGCCACCTGGCCGACGTCCTGGAACGA GTAAATTCCAAAGGCTACAAGGTGtatggggctgggagcagcctctATGGAGGAACAATCACCATTAATGCCCGCAAG TTTGAGGAGATGaatgcagagctggaagagaaTAAAGAGCTTGCTGGGAATCGCCTCAATGAATTGGAGGAACTGCGCCAGGATCTTGAGGAAGTAacaacacaaaatgaaaagctcAAG GTTGAGCTGCGACGAGCAGTGGAAGAGGCTGTGAAGGAGACCCCGGAATATCGCTGCATGCAGTCccaattttctgttttgtataaCGAGAGTCTCCAGCTGAAGGCACATCTTGACGAGGCCCGCACGCTGCTCCACGGCACCCGTGCCACACACCAGCGCCAGGTGGAACTGATCGAG AGGGATGAGGTCAGCCTTCACAAGAAGCTACGCACTGAGGTGATTCAGCTGGAGGACACCCTGGCACAAGTCCGCAAAGAATATGAGATGTTGAGGATAGAGTTTGAACAGACACTTGCTGCCAATGAGCAAGCAG GCCCAATTAATCGGGAGATGCGTCACCTCATCAGCAGCCTCCAGAATCACAACCACCAGCTGAAGGGAGAGGTGTTGAGATACAAGCGCAAACTGAGAGAGGCCCAGTCTGACCTGAGCAAG ATCCGCTCTCGCAGTGGCAGTGCTCTCCTACAGTCCCAGTCCAGCACTGAAGACACAAAGGAGGAGCCTCCAGAGATCAAACAGGAGCCTGATGATCCTTCTGCCCAAGTGTCTGTTCCCAAGGCTGCTTCTGAAGATGTTAATGAAGTGAAGGCCAGGCGAGATGAAGAGGAACGGGAGAGGGAGAGACGGGAACGGGAGAGGGAAcgagagaaggaaaaggagaaagagagagaacgagaaaaagagaaagagaaggaaaaggaacgAGAGCgggaaaagcagaagcagaaggaatctgagaaggagagagagtccaaagagaaggagaaagggaagcatGAAGATGGAAGAAAGAAGGAGGCTGAAGTGATCAAGCAGCTGAAGGCTGAGCTCAA GAAGGCCCAGGAGAGCCAGAAGGAGATGAAACTCCTTCTAGATATGTACCGCTCTGCCCCCAAAGAGCAGAGAGACAAAGTACAGCTGATGGCAGCTGAGAAGAAGGCAAAAGCTGAG CTTGAAGAGCTGAGGCAGAGGGTGAAAGAATtggaagacaaggaaaaaaaggagagtaaAAAGATGGCTGATGAGGATGCTCTCCGCAAGATCCGAGCAGTGGAGGAACAAATTGAATATTTACAGAAGAAACTAGCCATGGCTAAGCAG gaggaagaggccCTGCTGTCCGAAATGGATGTCACAGGCCAAGCCTTTGAAGACATGCAAGAGCAGAACATCCGCCTGATGCAGCAGCTGCGGGAGAAGGATGATGCCAACTTCAAGCTGATGTCAGAACGTATCAAGTCCAACCAGATCCACAAGCtgctgaaagaggaaaaggaggagctGGCAGACCAAGTTTtgacactgaaaacacag GTGGATGCCCAGCTGCAGGTTGTTCGtaagctggaggagaaggaacaCTTACTGCAGAGCAGTATTGGAACAGGAGAGAAGGAGCTGGGTCTGCGAACACAGGCCCTGGAAATGAACAAACGCAAG gCCATGGATGCAGCCCAGCTTGCAGACGATCTGAAggcccagctggagctggctcaGAAGAAGTTACATGATTTTCAGGAGGAGATTGTGGAAAACAGAGTAACTAGAGAGAAAGAGATGTTCAACTTCAAAAGGGCTGAG GAGGATATTTCTAGGTTGCGCAGGAAGCTGGAGACCACAAAGAAGCCTGACATGGTTCCCAACTGTGATGAGATCCTGATGGAGGAAATCAAGGATTACAAG
- the RNF20 gene encoding E3 ubiquitin-protein ligase BRE1A isoform X1: MWESGGGVGAAGVCGKLNHRIVQVEITQSNPPGKAESPGAGDTGAHPVYGHCSLSCCWVALERVRTTLLALTLEEDLGEGGNLYALATMSGIGNKRTAGEPGPSAPPEKKAGVEDSGTTVETIKLGGVSSTEELDIRTLQSKNRKLAEMLDQRQAIEDELREHIEKLERRQATDDASLLIINRYWNQFDENIRIILKRFDLDQGLGDLLSERKALVVPEPEPDSDSNQERKDERERGEGLEPAFSFLATLASSTSEEIESQLQERVESSRRAVAQIVTMYDKLQEKVDVLSHKLNSGDISLMEEAVVELNSYLSHENGRLQELADVLQEKHRIMSQEFSKLQERVETAESRVSVLETMIDDLQWDIDKIRKREQRLNRHLADVLERVNSKGYKVYGAGSSLYGGTITINARKFEEMNAELEENKELAGNRLNELEELRQDLEEVTTQNEKLKVELRRAVEEAVKETPEYRCMQSQFSVLYNESLQLKAHLDEARTLLHGTRATHQRQVELIERDEVSLHKKLRTEVIQLEDTLAQVRKEYEMLRIEFEQTLAANEQAGPINREMRHLISSLQNHNHQLKGEVLRYKRKLREAQSDLSKIRSRSGSALLQSQSSTEDTKEEPPEIKQEPDDPSAQVSVPKAASEDVNEVKARRDEEERERERREREREREKEKEKEREREKEKEKEKEREREKQKQKESEKERESKEKEKGKHEDGRKKEAEVIKQLKAELKKAQESQKEMKLLLDMYRSAPKEQRDKVQLMAAEKKAKAELEELRQRVKELEDKEKKESKKMADEDALRKIRAVEEQIEYLQKKLAMAKQEEEALLSEMDVTGQAFEDMQEQNIRLMQQLREKDDANFKLMSERIKSNQIHKLLKEEKEELADQVLTLKTQVDAQLQVVRKLEEKEHLLQSSIGTGEKELGLRTQALEMNKRKAMDAAQLADDLKAQLELAQKKLHDFQEEIVENRVTREKEMFNFKRAEEDISRLRRKLETTKKPDMVPNCDEILMEEIKDYKARLTCPCCNMRKKDAVLTKCFHVFCFECVKTRYDTRQRKCPKCNAAFGANDFHRIYIG, encoded by the exons ATGTGGGAGAGCGGAGGAGGTGTGGGAGCGGCTGGTGTGTGTGGGaagctgaatcacagaatcgttcAGGTtgagatcacccagtccaacccccctggcAAGGCAGagtcacctggagcaggtgacacaggagcGCATCCGG tttatggccactgctccttATCCTGTTGCTGGGTAGCACTGGAAAGAGTCCGGACCACTCTCTTGGCACTCACCTTGGAG GAAGATCTTGGAGAAGGTGGGAATCTGTACGCTTTGGCAACCATGTCTGGAATTGGCAATAAACGGACAGCTGGAGAGCCTGGCCCTTCTGCACCTCCGGAGAAGAAGGCAGGGGTTGAAGATTCGGGCACCACTGTGGAGACCATTAAACTTGGTGGTGTTTCTTCAACC gaggagctggacaTCCGGACCCTGCAGAGCAAGAACCGGAAGCTCGCAGAGATGCTTGACCAGCGCCAGGCCATCGAAGATGAGCTGCGGGAGCACATCGAGAAGCTGGAGCGTCGGCAGGCCACCGATGATGCCTCTCTGCTGATCATCAACCGATACTGGAATCAG TTTGATGAAAATATCCGCATCATTCTTAAACGCTTCGACCTGGACCAAGGTCTTGGAGACCTTTTGTCTGAAAGGAAAGCACTGGTGGTGCCAGAACCTGAACCAGACTCTGACAGTAATCAGGAGCGCAAAGATGAGAGGGAACGAG GGGAAGGACTGGAGCCAGCATTCTCCTTCCTGGCCACTCTAGCCAGCAGTACCAGTGAGGAGATAGAATCTCAGCTGCAGGAGCGTGTGGAGTCCTCCCGCCGTGCTGTTGCCCAGATTGTGACAATGTATGACAAGCTGCAGGAGAAGGTGGATGTGCTGTCTCACAAGCTGAATAGTGGAG ATATTTCACTGATGGAAGAAGCAGTAGTGGAGCTTAATTCCTACCTGTCCCATGAGAATGGACGGCTGCAGGAACTGGCTGATGTTCTTCAGGAGAAGCACAGAATCATGTCTCAGGAG TTCTCCAAGCTGCAAGAGAGGGTGGAGACAGCAGAGTCCCGGGTGTCTGTCCTGGAGACCATGATTGACGACCTTCAGTGGGACATCGACAAGATCCGCAAGAGGGAGCAGAGGCTCAACCGCCACCTGGCCGACGTCCTGGAACGA GTAAATTCCAAAGGCTACAAGGTGtatggggctgggagcagcctctATGGAGGAACAATCACCATTAATGCCCGCAAG TTTGAGGAGATGaatgcagagctggaagagaaTAAAGAGCTTGCTGGGAATCGCCTCAATGAATTGGAGGAACTGCGCCAGGATCTTGAGGAAGTAacaacacaaaatgaaaagctcAAG GTTGAGCTGCGACGAGCAGTGGAAGAGGCTGTGAAGGAGACCCCGGAATATCGCTGCATGCAGTCccaattttctgttttgtataaCGAGAGTCTCCAGCTGAAGGCACATCTTGACGAGGCCCGCACGCTGCTCCACGGCACCCGTGCCACACACCAGCGCCAGGTGGAACTGATCGAG AGGGATGAGGTCAGCCTTCACAAGAAGCTACGCACTGAGGTGATTCAGCTGGAGGACACCCTGGCACAAGTCCGCAAAGAATATGAGATGTTGAGGATAGAGTTTGAACAGACACTTGCTGCCAATGAGCAAGCAG GCCCAATTAATCGGGAGATGCGTCACCTCATCAGCAGCCTCCAGAATCACAACCACCAGCTGAAGGGAGAGGTGTTGAGATACAAGCGCAAACTGAGAGAGGCCCAGTCTGACCTGAGCAAG ATCCGCTCTCGCAGTGGCAGTGCTCTCCTACAGTCCCAGTCCAGCACTGAAGACACAAAGGAGGAGCCTCCAGAGATCAAACAGGAGCCTGATGATCCTTCTGCCCAAGTGTCTGTTCCCAAGGCTGCTTCTGAAGATGTTAATGAAGTGAAGGCCAGGCGAGATGAAGAGGAACGGGAGAGGGAGAGACGGGAACGGGAGAGGGAAcgagagaaggaaaaggagaaagagagagaacgagaaaaagagaaagagaaggaaaaggaacgAGAGCgggaaaagcagaagcagaaggaatctgagaaggagagagagtccaaagagaaggagaaagggaagcatGAAGATGGAAGAAAGAAGGAGGCTGAAGTGATCAAGCAGCTGAAGGCTGAGCTCAA GAAGGCCCAGGAGAGCCAGAAGGAGATGAAACTCCTTCTAGATATGTACCGCTCTGCCCCCAAAGAGCAGAGAGACAAAGTACAGCTGATGGCAGCTGAGAAGAAGGCAAAAGCTGAG CTTGAAGAGCTGAGGCAGAGGGTGAAAGAATtggaagacaaggaaaaaaaggagagtaaAAAGATGGCTGATGAGGATGCTCTCCGCAAGATCCGAGCAGTGGAGGAACAAATTGAATATTTACAGAAGAAACTAGCCATGGCTAAGCAG gaggaagaggccCTGCTGTCCGAAATGGATGTCACAGGCCAAGCCTTTGAAGACATGCAAGAGCAGAACATCCGCCTGATGCAGCAGCTGCGGGAGAAGGATGATGCCAACTTCAAGCTGATGTCAGAACGTATCAAGTCCAACCAGATCCACAAGCtgctgaaagaggaaaaggaggagctGGCAGACCAAGTTTtgacactgaaaacacag GTGGATGCCCAGCTGCAGGTTGTTCGtaagctggaggagaaggaacaCTTACTGCAGAGCAGTATTGGAACAGGAGAGAAGGAGCTGGGTCTGCGAACACAGGCCCTGGAAATGAACAAACGCAAG gCCATGGATGCAGCCCAGCTTGCAGACGATCTGAAggcccagctggagctggctcaGAAGAAGTTACATGATTTTCAGGAGGAGATTGTGGAAAACAGAGTAACTAGAGAGAAAGAGATGTTCAACTTCAAAAGGGCTGAG GAGGATATTTCTAGGTTGCGCAGGAAGCTGGAGACCACAAAGAAGCCTGACATGGTTCCCAACTGTGATGAGATCCTGATGGAGGAAATCAAGGATTACAAG
- the RNF20 gene encoding E3 ubiquitin-protein ligase BRE1A isoform X2, with product MTVYGHCSLSCCWVALERVRTTLLALTLEEDLGEGGNLYALATMSGIGNKRTAGEPGPSAPPEKKAGVEDSGTTVETIKLGGVSSTEELDIRTLQSKNRKLAEMLDQRQAIEDELREHIEKLERRQATDDASLLIINRYWNQFDENIRIILKRFDLDQGLGDLLSERKALVVPEPEPDSDSNQERKDERERGEGLEPAFSFLATLASSTSEEIESQLQERVESSRRAVAQIVTMYDKLQEKVDVLSHKLNSGDISLMEEAVVELNSYLSHENGRLQELADVLQEKHRIMSQEFSKLQERVETAESRVSVLETMIDDLQWDIDKIRKREQRLNRHLADVLERVNSKGYKVYGAGSSLYGGTITINARKFEEMNAELEENKELAGNRLNELEELRQDLEEVTTQNEKLKVELRRAVEEAVKETPEYRCMQSQFSVLYNESLQLKAHLDEARTLLHGTRATHQRQVELIERDEVSLHKKLRTEVIQLEDTLAQVRKEYEMLRIEFEQTLAANEQAGPINREMRHLISSLQNHNHQLKGEVLRYKRKLREAQSDLSKIRSRSGSALLQSQSSTEDTKEEPPEIKQEPDDPSAQVSVPKAASEDVNEVKARRDEEERERERREREREREKEKEKEREREKEKEKEKEREREKQKQKESEKERESKEKEKGKHEDGRKKEAEVIKQLKAELKKAQESQKEMKLLLDMYRSAPKEQRDKVQLMAAEKKAKAELEELRQRVKELEDKEKKESKKMADEDALRKIRAVEEQIEYLQKKLAMAKQEEEALLSEMDVTGQAFEDMQEQNIRLMQQLREKDDANFKLMSERIKSNQIHKLLKEEKEELADQVLTLKTQVDAQLQVVRKLEEKEHLLQSSIGTGEKELGLRTQALEMNKRKAMDAAQLADDLKAQLELAQKKLHDFQEEIVENRVTREKEMFNFKRAEEDISRLRRKLETTKKPDMVPNCDEILMEEIKDYKARLTCPCCNMRKKDAVLTKCFHVFCFECVKTRYDTRQRKCPKCNAAFGANDFHRIYIG from the exons ATGACGG tttatggccactgctccttATCCTGTTGCTGGGTAGCACTGGAAAGAGTCCGGACCACTCTCTTGGCACTCACCTTGGAG GAAGATCTTGGAGAAGGTGGGAATCTGTACGCTTTGGCAACCATGTCTGGAATTGGCAATAAACGGACAGCTGGAGAGCCTGGCCCTTCTGCACCTCCGGAGAAGAAGGCAGGGGTTGAAGATTCGGGCACCACTGTGGAGACCATTAAACTTGGTGGTGTTTCTTCAACC gaggagctggacaTCCGGACCCTGCAGAGCAAGAACCGGAAGCTCGCAGAGATGCTTGACCAGCGCCAGGCCATCGAAGATGAGCTGCGGGAGCACATCGAGAAGCTGGAGCGTCGGCAGGCCACCGATGATGCCTCTCTGCTGATCATCAACCGATACTGGAATCAG TTTGATGAAAATATCCGCATCATTCTTAAACGCTTCGACCTGGACCAAGGTCTTGGAGACCTTTTGTCTGAAAGGAAAGCACTGGTGGTGCCAGAACCTGAACCAGACTCTGACAGTAATCAGGAGCGCAAAGATGAGAGGGAACGAG GGGAAGGACTGGAGCCAGCATTCTCCTTCCTGGCCACTCTAGCCAGCAGTACCAGTGAGGAGATAGAATCTCAGCTGCAGGAGCGTGTGGAGTCCTCCCGCCGTGCTGTTGCCCAGATTGTGACAATGTATGACAAGCTGCAGGAGAAGGTGGATGTGCTGTCTCACAAGCTGAATAGTGGAG ATATTTCACTGATGGAAGAAGCAGTAGTGGAGCTTAATTCCTACCTGTCCCATGAGAATGGACGGCTGCAGGAACTGGCTGATGTTCTTCAGGAGAAGCACAGAATCATGTCTCAGGAG TTCTCCAAGCTGCAAGAGAGGGTGGAGACAGCAGAGTCCCGGGTGTCTGTCCTGGAGACCATGATTGACGACCTTCAGTGGGACATCGACAAGATCCGCAAGAGGGAGCAGAGGCTCAACCGCCACCTGGCCGACGTCCTGGAACGA GTAAATTCCAAAGGCTACAAGGTGtatggggctgggagcagcctctATGGAGGAACAATCACCATTAATGCCCGCAAG TTTGAGGAGATGaatgcagagctggaagagaaTAAAGAGCTTGCTGGGAATCGCCTCAATGAATTGGAGGAACTGCGCCAGGATCTTGAGGAAGTAacaacacaaaatgaaaagctcAAG GTTGAGCTGCGACGAGCAGTGGAAGAGGCTGTGAAGGAGACCCCGGAATATCGCTGCATGCAGTCccaattttctgttttgtataaCGAGAGTCTCCAGCTGAAGGCACATCTTGACGAGGCCCGCACGCTGCTCCACGGCACCCGTGCCACACACCAGCGCCAGGTGGAACTGATCGAG AGGGATGAGGTCAGCCTTCACAAGAAGCTACGCACTGAGGTGATTCAGCTGGAGGACACCCTGGCACAAGTCCGCAAAGAATATGAGATGTTGAGGATAGAGTTTGAACAGACACTTGCTGCCAATGAGCAAGCAG GCCCAATTAATCGGGAGATGCGTCACCTCATCAGCAGCCTCCAGAATCACAACCACCAGCTGAAGGGAGAGGTGTTGAGATACAAGCGCAAACTGAGAGAGGCCCAGTCTGACCTGAGCAAG ATCCGCTCTCGCAGTGGCAGTGCTCTCCTACAGTCCCAGTCCAGCACTGAAGACACAAAGGAGGAGCCTCCAGAGATCAAACAGGAGCCTGATGATCCTTCTGCCCAAGTGTCTGTTCCCAAGGCTGCTTCTGAAGATGTTAATGAAGTGAAGGCCAGGCGAGATGAAGAGGAACGGGAGAGGGAGAGACGGGAACGGGAGAGGGAAcgagagaaggaaaaggagaaagagagagaacgagaaaaagagaaagagaaggaaaaggaacgAGAGCgggaaaagcagaagcagaaggaatctgagaaggagagagagtccaaagagaaggagaaagggaagcatGAAGATGGAAGAAAGAAGGAGGCTGAAGTGATCAAGCAGCTGAAGGCTGAGCTCAA GAAGGCCCAGGAGAGCCAGAAGGAGATGAAACTCCTTCTAGATATGTACCGCTCTGCCCCCAAAGAGCAGAGAGACAAAGTACAGCTGATGGCAGCTGAGAAGAAGGCAAAAGCTGAG CTTGAAGAGCTGAGGCAGAGGGTGAAAGAATtggaagacaaggaaaaaaaggagagtaaAAAGATGGCTGATGAGGATGCTCTCCGCAAGATCCGAGCAGTGGAGGAACAAATTGAATATTTACAGAAGAAACTAGCCATGGCTAAGCAG gaggaagaggccCTGCTGTCCGAAATGGATGTCACAGGCCAAGCCTTTGAAGACATGCAAGAGCAGAACATCCGCCTGATGCAGCAGCTGCGGGAGAAGGATGATGCCAACTTCAAGCTGATGTCAGAACGTATCAAGTCCAACCAGATCCACAAGCtgctgaaagaggaaaaggaggagctGGCAGACCAAGTTTtgacactgaaaacacag GTGGATGCCCAGCTGCAGGTTGTTCGtaagctggaggagaaggaacaCTTACTGCAGAGCAGTATTGGAACAGGAGAGAAGGAGCTGGGTCTGCGAACACAGGCCCTGGAAATGAACAAACGCAAG gCCATGGATGCAGCCCAGCTTGCAGACGATCTGAAggcccagctggagctggctcaGAAGAAGTTACATGATTTTCAGGAGGAGATTGTGGAAAACAGAGTAACTAGAGAGAAAGAGATGTTCAACTTCAAAAGGGCTGAG GAGGATATTTCTAGGTTGCGCAGGAAGCTGGAGACCACAAAGAAGCCTGACATGGTTCCCAACTGTGATGAGATCCTGATGGAGGAAATCAAGGATTACAAG